In Mycobacterium gallinarum, a single window of DNA contains:
- a CDS encoding Rv0361 family membrane protein, whose product MSNPQGPDQPDEVTDQGADESAPATEVMGSAEPEQEAATEVISTEALSQDPASPEEPERRFTAPSGFDAGVTTRIDRPSEPATEVMATSAAPVAKPVSPQVIPPRGDVPKPPPSKHRSWGWVIAVVLVIAALVAVAVLGTLLLTRDSEPSVSQEDRVRSTIEDYDAAIAKGDLATLRSITCGKARDDYVTYNDKVWSDTHSRIAAAKRYPVIASIDQVVVNGDHAEANVTTFMAYAPQTRSTRSLDLEFRDDQWKICQAPTS is encoded by the coding sequence ATGTCGAATCCACAGGGGCCGGACCAGCCGGATGAGGTCACCGACCAGGGGGCCGACGAGTCTGCGCCTGCAACCGAGGTGATGGGGTCCGCCGAACCCGAACAGGAAGCAGCAACGGAGGTGATCTCGACCGAGGCGTTGTCTCAAGATCCCGCCTCGCCGGAAGAGCCCGAGCGCCGGTTCACCGCACCCTCCGGTTTCGACGCCGGCGTGACGACGAGGATCGACAGACCGTCCGAACCCGCAACCGAGGTCATGGCCACGTCCGCCGCACCGGTGGCGAAACCCGTTTCGCCACAAGTCATTCCGCCGCGCGGCGACGTGCCCAAGCCGCCGCCGTCCAAACACCGCAGTTGGGGCTGGGTGATCGCGGTCGTGCTGGTGATCGCTGCGCTGGTGGCCGTCGCGGTGCTCGGCACGCTGTTGCTGACCCGCGACTCGGAGCCCTCGGTGTCCCAGGAGGATCGGGTGCGCTCCACCATCGAGGACTACGACGCCGCGATCGCGAAAGGCGATCTGGCCACGCTGCGCAGCATCACCTGCGGCAAGGCGCGCGACGACTACGTCACCTACAACGACAAGGTATGGTCCGACACCCACTCGCGGATAGCGGCGGCCAAGCGGTATCCCGTCATCGCCAGCATCGACCAGGTGGTGGTCAACGGCGACCACGCGGAGGCCAACGTCACGACGTTCATGGCCTACGCGCCGCAGACCCGCTCGACGCGAAGCCTGGATCTGGAGTTCCGCGACGACCAGTGGAAGATCTGCCAGGCACCGACCAGCTAG
- the nhaA gene encoding Na+/H+ antiporter NhaA: protein MKPGENAAAGLLLLSTVIAIIWANSPWAESYWTLLDTHVGVSFGEHHFDMSVKHLINDALMTFFFFIVGLEVTREFAIGELTDRARAAVPVVAAIAGLVAPAVIFLVLNPSGENAHAWGVVISTDTAFLVGALAIIKPKFPGRLRIFLLTLAVVDDVGALIVIAVFYSDSIQVAPLVVSALLLIAIALVRFLPVARGPAYAVLGFALWVGLYMAGIHPTLAGVALALLIPVFAPERRQVEDAVEVIRAFRQSPNSQYARTATRRLRQSISINERLQTDIGPYVSFLVLPLFALVNAGVRLDAESLSAAARSSLTWGIIAGLVLGKFIGITGATWLMSRTGLGQLAPGLRLRRVAGGAALSGIGFTISLFIVDIAISEPARQDQARIGVIAASLIALVLGWAIFHITDLVSPPEPIGLKLIRPVDPARDHVRGNPDAPLTLVEYGDYECPFCSRATGGIDEVRSHFGDDLLYVWRHLPLERVHPRAFDAARAAEAAGLQGKYFEMGTELFAHQDDLEWSDIYRYANAVGLDLEQFDQDVRVHPSKVLHRVQDDAQDAEAMDLNSTPTFFVNGKRHKGPWDSASLIRALEESRQ, encoded by the coding sequence ATGAAGCCTGGGGAAAACGCCGCCGCGGGCCTGCTGCTGCTGTCCACAGTCATCGCCATCATCTGGGCGAATTCGCCATGGGCGGAAAGCTATTGGACCCTGCTGGACACCCACGTCGGTGTTTCGTTCGGCGAGCACCACTTCGACATGAGCGTCAAGCATCTGATCAACGACGCGCTCATGACGTTCTTCTTCTTCATCGTCGGCCTCGAAGTGACACGGGAGTTCGCCATCGGCGAGCTCACCGACAGAGCTAGAGCCGCGGTACCCGTCGTCGCGGCGATCGCGGGTCTGGTCGCGCCCGCCGTCATATTCCTGGTGCTCAACCCCTCCGGCGAGAACGCCCACGCCTGGGGTGTGGTGATTTCCACCGACACCGCCTTCCTGGTGGGTGCGCTCGCCATCATCAAACCGAAATTTCCTGGGCGACTGCGGATCTTCCTGCTCACCCTGGCCGTCGTCGACGACGTCGGTGCGCTGATCGTGATTGCGGTGTTCTATTCGGACTCGATCCAGGTGGCACCGCTGGTGGTGTCGGCGCTACTGCTCATCGCCATCGCGCTGGTGCGGTTTCTTCCTGTCGCCCGCGGCCCCGCATACGCGGTGCTGGGCTTCGCGTTGTGGGTCGGGCTGTATATGGCGGGAATCCACCCGACCCTCGCCGGTGTCGCGCTCGCGTTACTCATTCCCGTATTCGCCCCCGAGCGCAGACAGGTCGAGGACGCCGTCGAGGTGATCCGCGCTTTCCGGCAGTCACCGAACTCTCAGTACGCCCGCACGGCCACCCGCCGTCTGCGGCAATCGATTTCCATCAACGAACGACTGCAGACCGACATCGGACCGTACGTGTCGTTCCTGGTGCTGCCGTTGTTCGCGTTGGTCAACGCCGGGGTCAGGCTCGACGCGGAGAGCCTGTCCGCTGCGGCGCGCTCATCGTTGACGTGGGGCATCATCGCCGGGCTGGTGCTGGGGAAGTTCATCGGCATCACCGGTGCGACGTGGCTGATGAGCCGAACGGGGCTCGGTCAGCTGGCTCCCGGGCTGCGGTTGCGCCGGGTCGCCGGTGGTGCCGCGCTGTCCGGAATCGGTTTCACCATTTCACTTTTCATCGTCGACATCGCGATCAGCGAACCCGCGCGGCAGGATCAGGCGCGTATCGGTGTCATCGCCGCGTCGCTCATCGCATTGGTCCTCGGCTGGGCCATCTTCCACATCACCGACCTGGTCAGCCCGCCGGAACCCATCGGCCTCAAGCTGATTCGACCCGTGGACCCCGCGCGCGACCACGTCCGCGGCAACCCCGACGCTCCCTTGACGCTGGTGGAGTACGGCGACTACGAATGCCCGTTCTGTAGCCGTGCGACGGGTGGGATCGACGAAGTGCGTTCGCATTTCGGTGACGACCTGCTCTACGTGTGGCGACACCTGCCGCTGGAGAGGGTTCACCCGCGTGCCTTCGACGCGGCACGCGCCGCCGAGGCTGCCGGGTTGCAGGGCAAGTACTTCGAGATGGGTACGGAGTTGTTCGCGCACCAGGACGACCTGGAGTGGTCGGATATCTACCGCTACGCCAACGCGGTGGGACTCGATCTCGAACAGTTCGATCAGGACGTTCGGGTTCATCCGTCGAAGGTGTTACACCGCGTGCAGGACGACGCACAGGACGCCGAGGCGATGGATCTGAACTCGACGCCGACGTTCTTCGTCAACGGTAAGCGCCACAAGGGCCCGTGGGATTCGGCCAGCCTGATCCGGGCGCTGGAGGAAAGCCGCCAATGA
- a CDS encoding VTT domain-containing protein has translation MPDFLDPMTLLGYFGTWALVGLLVVIFVESGVLFPILPGDSLLFVAGMLAAGTQALQADGGEVINFQLWQLLVYIPIAAVLGGQVGYWIGRNVGTAMFKPDARILKQRYLDEAHAFFEQRGPFAIVIARFVPIVRTLAPLTAGAARMNYAAFTFFNVLGAVVWGVGLTLLGYWLGRFQIIQDLLEPIVIGIVVVSILPMVFEWYKRRKAAKRAAGEAA, from the coding sequence ATGCCGGACTTCCTCGACCCGATGACGTTGCTCGGGTATTTCGGTACGTGGGCCCTGGTGGGACTGCTGGTAGTCATCTTCGTCGAGTCTGGCGTGCTGTTCCCGATCCTGCCGGGCGATTCGCTGCTGTTCGTGGCGGGCATGCTCGCCGCGGGCACCCAGGCGCTGCAGGCCGACGGCGGCGAGGTGATCAACTTCCAGCTCTGGCAGCTGCTGGTGTACATCCCCATCGCCGCGGTGCTCGGCGGGCAGGTCGGCTACTGGATCGGGCGCAACGTCGGCACCGCGATGTTCAAACCCGACGCCAGGATCCTCAAGCAGCGTTACCTCGACGAGGCGCACGCGTTCTTCGAACAACGGGGGCCGTTCGCGATCGTGATCGCGCGATTCGTGCCGATCGTGCGAACGCTGGCGCCGCTGACCGCAGGCGCCGCCCGGATGAACTACGCGGCGTTCACGTTCTTCAACGTCCTCGGCGCCGTCGTGTGGGGCGTCGGGCTGACGCTCCTCGGATACTGGCTCGGCCGGTTCCAGATCATCCAGGACCTCCTCGAGCCCATCGTGATCGGCATCGTGGTGGTGTCGATCCTGCCGATGGTCTTCGAGTGGTACAAGCGACGCAAGGCCGCCAAGCGCGCGGCGGGCGAAGCCGCCTAA
- the fbaA gene encoding class II fructose-bisphosphate aldolase yields MPIATPEVYAEMLSRAKEHSFAFPAINCVGSESVNAAIKGFADAGSDGIIQFSTGGAEFASGLGVKDMVTGAVALAEFAHVIADRYPITVALHTDHCPKDKLDTYVRPLLAISQQRVAGGGNPLFQSHMWDGSAVPIDENLDIARELLKEAAAAKIILEIEIGVVGGEEDGVAHEINDKLYTTPEDFEKTIEALGAGEHGKYLLAATFGNVHGVYKPGNVKLRPDILAQGQQVAAAKLGLSDDAKPFDFVFHGGSGSLKSEIEDSLRYGVVKMNVDTDTQYAFTRPIAAHMFSNYDGVLKVDGEVGNKKAYDPRSYLKKAEASMTERVIEACRDLHSAGRSVTG; encoded by the coding sequence ATGCCCATCGCAACGCCCGAGGTCTACGCGGAGATGCTGAGCCGGGCCAAAGAACATTCCTTCGCGTTTCCCGCCATCAACTGCGTCGGCTCGGAATCGGTCAACGCGGCCATCAAGGGTTTCGCGGACGCCGGTAGTGACGGCATCATCCAGTTCTCCACCGGCGGGGCCGAGTTCGCCTCCGGACTCGGCGTCAAGGACATGGTGACGGGCGCCGTGGCGCTCGCCGAGTTCGCCCACGTCATCGCCGACAGGTATCCGATCACCGTGGCCCTGCACACCGACCACTGTCCGAAGGACAAGTTGGACACCTACGTCAGGCCGTTGCTCGCGATCTCGCAGCAACGGGTCGCCGGCGGGGGTAACCCGCTGTTCCAGTCGCATATGTGGGACGGTTCGGCGGTGCCGATCGACGAGAACCTGGACATCGCGCGCGAGCTGCTCAAGGAGGCCGCGGCCGCCAAGATCATCCTCGAGATCGAGATCGGTGTGGTCGGCGGCGAAGAAGACGGTGTGGCCCACGAGATCAACGACAAGCTCTACACCACGCCGGAGGATTTCGAGAAGACCATCGAGGCGCTCGGCGCGGGTGAGCACGGCAAGTATCTGCTGGCCGCGACGTTCGGCAATGTGCACGGCGTCTACAAGCCGGGCAACGTGAAGCTGCGGCCCGACATTCTCGCCCAGGGACAGCAGGTGGCGGCGGCGAAGCTCGGGTTATCGGACGACGCAAAGCCTTTCGACTTCGTCTTCCATGGTGGGTCTGGCTCGCTGAAGTCCGAGATCGAGGACTCGCTGCGCTACGGCGTCGTGAAGATGAACGTCGACACCGACACCCAGTACGCGTTCACCCGGCCCATCGCGGCGCACATGTTCTCGAACTACGACGGCGTGCTCAAGGTCGACGGCGAAGTCGGCAACAAGAAGGCCTACGACCCGCGCAGCTATCTGAAGAAGGCCGAGGCGTCGATGACCGAACGCGTCATAGAGGCGTGCCGCGACCTGCACAGTGCGGGTCGCTCGGTGACCGGCTAG